One region of Priestia megaterium genomic DNA includes:
- the trpB gene encoding tryptophan synthase subunit beta: protein MTYNHPDEFGRFGEFGGKYVPETLMKPLEEVEAALNQAMKDPAFKDEYLSLLVNYSGRPTALTYADNITETLGGAKIYLKREDLNHTGAHKINNAIGQILLAKRMGKTKIIAETGAGQHGVATATVAAKFGMECKVFMGEEDIERQALNVFRMKLLGAEVIPATSGTKTLKDATNEAIRYWVQHCEDHFYLIGSAIGPHPYPKMVRDFQKIIGEEAKEQFTAVEGKLPNAVVACVGGGSNAIGMFYDFIKEEHVRLIGVEAGGKGLNTALHAAKMAKGTKGVIHGTLTYLLQDENGQITEPYSISAGLDYPGIGPEHSHLSSIGRVEYESVTDDESIEALQLLAKTEGIIPAIESAHALAKAFELAKSMTKEETILICLSGRGDKDVHTLVNLLEGKEEEHEYV from the coding sequence ATGACATACAATCATCCTGATGAATTTGGCCGCTTTGGTGAATTTGGCGGAAAATACGTACCTGAAACATTAATGAAACCACTTGAAGAAGTAGAAGCAGCTTTGAATCAAGCAATGAAAGATCCGGCATTTAAAGATGAGTATCTATCCTTACTCGTCAATTACTCAGGGCGACCAACGGCTTTAACATATGCTGATAATATTACCGAAACACTCGGCGGGGCAAAAATTTATTTAAAACGTGAAGACTTAAATCATACGGGTGCTCACAAAATCAACAATGCCATTGGACAGATTTTACTTGCTAAACGGATGGGCAAAACAAAAATTATTGCTGAAACAGGAGCGGGTCAGCACGGGGTAGCCACAGCTACAGTAGCTGCAAAGTTCGGAATGGAATGTAAAGTATTCATGGGAGAAGAAGATATTGAACGTCAGGCGTTGAACGTCTTTCGCATGAAGCTTCTAGGAGCGGAAGTCATTCCTGCAACTTCTGGAACAAAAACGCTAAAAGATGCAACAAATGAAGCAATCCGCTACTGGGTTCAACACTGTGAAGATCATTTTTACTTAATTGGTTCGGCAATTGGACCGCATCCTTATCCTAAAATGGTTCGAGATTTCCAAAAAATTATTGGAGAAGAAGCAAAAGAACAGTTTACAGCGGTAGAAGGAAAACTTCCAAATGCTGTCGTGGCATGCGTCGGAGGCGGTAGTAATGCAATCGGTATGTTTTATGATTTTATTAAAGAAGAACATGTACGCTTGATTGGAGTAGAAGCAGGGGGGAAAGGACTAAATACAGCTCTTCATGCTGCTAAAATGGCTAAAGGCACAAAAGGTGTTATCCACGGAACGCTCACGTATTTACTTCAAGATGAAAATGGTCAAATTACAGAGCCTTATTCTATTTCAGCAGGTTTGGATTATCCGGGTATCGGTCCAGAGCATTCTCACCTTTCATCTATTGGACGAGTAGAATATGAAAGTGTAACGGATGATGAATCAATCGAAGCTCTTCAGCTGCTGGCGAAAACGGAGGGAATCATCCCGGCTATCGAATCCGCCCATGCGCTGGCAAAAGCATTTGAACTGGCTAAAAGCATGACGAAAGAAGAAACCATTTTAATTTGCTTATCAGGTCGAGGAGATAAGGACGTTCATACATTAGTAAACTTGCTAGAAGGGAAGGAAGAAGAACATGAATACGTTTGA
- the trpC gene encoding indole-3-glycerol phosphate synthase TrpC: MLNKIIETKKEEIQNLQLPEQQNVTKRSFLEALSNPNRELALIAEVKKASPSKGLIKENFQPVEIAKAYEEGKADALSVLTDQHYFQGHRTFLSDIKQHVSIPVLRKDFIIDSIQVEESARIGADAILLIGEALEPLKLQELYLQAAEKELDCLVEVHSLETLEQLLAVFTPKIIGINNRNLHTFETSVQQTKEIAKHVPKDQLLVSESGIYLYDDVSYVKEAGAKAILVGESLMRQDNQTKAIKKLFGESEYAY, from the coding sequence ATGCTCAATAAAATTATTGAAACAAAAAAAGAAGAAATTCAAAACCTACAGTTACCCGAACAGCAAAATGTTACAAAACGATCATTTTTAGAAGCTTTATCAAATCCGAATCGAGAGCTGGCTCTTATTGCAGAAGTAAAAAAAGCCTCTCCTTCCAAAGGATTAATAAAAGAGAATTTTCAGCCTGTGGAAATTGCTAAAGCCTACGAGGAAGGAAAAGCAGATGCTTTGTCTGTGTTAACGGATCAGCACTATTTTCAAGGACACCGAACGTTTTTAAGTGATATTAAACAGCATGTCTCTATTCCTGTGCTTCGCAAGGATTTCATCATTGATTCCATTCAAGTGGAAGAAAGTGCAAGAATCGGTGCCGATGCGATTTTACTCATCGGAGAAGCACTTGAACCATTAAAATTGCAAGAGCTTTATCTTCAAGCTGCTGAAAAAGAGTTAGATTGTTTAGTAGAAGTGCATTCTTTAGAAACGCTTGAACAGCTGTTAGCTGTATTTACACCGAAGATTATCGGGATTAATAATCGAAATCTTCATACGTTTGAAACCAGCGTGCAGCAGACAAAAGAAATCGCTAAGCATGTGCCGAAAGATCAGCTTTTAGTAAGTGAAAGCGGCATTTACTTATACGATGATGTTTCCTACGTAAAAGAAGCCGGAGCAAAAGCTATTTTAGTAGGAGAATCGCTTATGAGACAGGATAATCAAACCAAAGCGATTAAAAAGCTGTTTGGGGAAAGTGAATATGCTTATTAA
- the trpD gene encoding anthranilate phosphoribosyltransferase yields MFKELLKKCLRGESLSAEEAEKIMNDIMNGKVPAAQIASVLTILTYRGETVDEIVGFVRGMKNNMNAISLDELNVVDTCGTGGDGASTFNISTASAIVASAAGVKVAKHGNRAVSSKSGSADVLEHLDIWIQGNEKEVKNAVADLNMSFLFAPLYHPAMKHVAATRKELGFRTVFNALGPLANPTNCTKQVIGVYSIELARKLAEALVVLGANHVLLVAGRDGLDEISATDVTDIVEVQGNVITEYTLAPEDVHLQRGKLEDLVVEDAKSSAELIESLFLNKSNVTAKNAVVLNSAAAIYVSGNVSTFEEGVAVALETIESGAAYTQLQRLKSKKVVEHAQ; encoded by the coding sequence ATGTTTAAAGAATTGTTGAAAAAGTGTTTGCGCGGGGAGTCACTTTCAGCGGAAGAAGCAGAAAAAATTATGAATGATATTATGAACGGTAAAGTCCCGGCAGCTCAAATTGCTAGCGTGCTAACCATTTTAACGTACCGAGGAGAAACCGTCGATGAAATTGTTGGTTTTGTCCGGGGTATGAAAAACAATATGAATGCTATTTCTCTAGACGAATTAAACGTAGTAGATACGTGCGGTACGGGAGGAGACGGCGCCTCTACGTTTAATATTTCAACGGCTAGTGCGATTGTGGCATCTGCTGCTGGAGTAAAGGTTGCGAAACATGGGAATCGCGCGGTATCTTCTAAAAGCGGAAGTGCAGACGTGTTAGAACATTTGGATATATGGATTCAAGGAAATGAAAAAGAAGTGAAAAATGCGGTGGCTGACCTCAACATGTCCTTTTTATTTGCGCCGCTTTATCACCCTGCTATGAAGCACGTTGCTGCTACTCGAAAGGAATTAGGGTTTAGAACCGTTTTTAATGCATTAGGTCCGTTAGCAAACCCTACTAACTGCACAAAGCAAGTAATTGGCGTTTATTCTATTGAGCTTGCACGAAAATTAGCAGAAGCGCTTGTTGTACTGGGAGCTAATCACGTCCTGCTTGTTGCCGGCAGAGATGGTTTAGATGAAATTAGTGCCACGGATGTAACGGATATTGTAGAAGTACAAGGCAATGTTATTACAGAATATACGCTTGCACCAGAGGATGTACACTTACAGAGAGGGAAGCTTGAAGATTTGGTGGTAGAAGACGCGAAATCGAGTGCAGAGCTCATTGAATCGCTATTTTTAAATAAAAGTAATGTAACTGCTAAAAATGCAGTCGTGTTGAACTCTGCTGCAGCTATTTACGTTAGCGGAAACGTTTCTACTTTTGAAGAAGGAGTAGCTGTAGCTTTAGAAACAATTGAATCAGGTGCTGCATACACGCAATTACAACGATTGAAATCGAAAAAGGTGGTTGAACATGCTCAATAA
- the trpE gene encoding anthranilate synthase component I yields MTNTYTSFLEDSTKYLTIPIIKKIFIDSMTPVDLFQQVKDEAVYLLESNDESSPWSNYSFIGLNPFLYVEEENGTYLAKNKQLQPVLQGDSFKEVFCKIQQELKVKVPDLALPFKGGAVGFISYDAVSQIEKVNVHAQNDLNMPTFHFIYCQTMLAYNHQTKELMVIHYIQLDEKDKEQQKKEKHDEALAEINRYVERIAQTVKEKPMMFESEQREVSFEGVTSSYQKDKFVQDVEKIKEYIKSGDVFQAVLSQRFQIDTTVAGFDIYRVLRLVNPSPYLFYVKVKGVELIGSSPERLIQIENGHLEIHPIAGTRRRGRDAEEDARLYEDLISDEKERAEHYMLVDLARNDIGRVAQYGSVQTPVLMQQVNFSHVMHLISKVTGRLDEKVHPIDALLSAFPAGTVSGAPKVRAMQILNEIEPVARNVYAGTVAYLGFDGNIDSCIAIRTILLKDQTAYIQAGAGVVADSKPELEWKETRNKASALIKTIQLAQDIYDKKEDVYV; encoded by the coding sequence ATGACGAACACGTATACTTCTTTTTTAGAAGACTCTACAAAGTATTTAACCATTCCAATCATAAAAAAAATATTTATCGATAGCATGACACCTGTTGATCTTTTTCAGCAAGTAAAAGATGAAGCTGTATATTTACTTGAAAGCAATGATGAATCATCACCATGGTCTAATTATTCTTTTATTGGCTTGAATCCATTTTTGTATGTAGAAGAAGAGAACGGAACCTATCTAGCAAAAAACAAGCAGCTTCAACCTGTGCTGCAAGGAGACAGCTTTAAAGAGGTATTTTGTAAAATTCAGCAAGAGCTGAAAGTGAAAGTACCAGATCTTGCACTTCCTTTTAAAGGAGGAGCAGTAGGATTTATCAGCTACGACGCAGTATCGCAAATTGAAAAAGTAAACGTACATGCCCAAAACGATTTGAACATGCCTACTTTTCACTTTATCTATTGTCAAACGATGCTCGCTTATAATCACCAAACAAAAGAGCTTATGGTGATTCACTACATTCAGCTTGATGAGAAAGATAAAGAACAGCAGAAAAAAGAAAAACATGATGAAGCTCTAGCAGAGATCAATCGATATGTTGAAAGAATAGCGCAGACGGTGAAAGAAAAGCCAATGATGTTTGAAAGCGAGCAGCGCGAAGTTAGCTTTGAAGGCGTGACATCGTCATACCAAAAAGATAAATTTGTGCAAGATGTGGAAAAAATTAAGGAATACATTAAAAGCGGAGATGTTTTTCAAGCCGTATTGTCGCAGAGATTTCAAATTGATACGACCGTAGCTGGATTTGATATTTACAGAGTATTGCGATTAGTTAATCCATCTCCTTATTTATTTTACGTGAAAGTAAAGGGAGTGGAATTGATTGGAAGTTCCCCTGAGCGGTTGATTCAAATTGAAAACGGTCATTTAGAAATTCATCCAATTGCAGGAACGAGAAGACGCGGCAGAGATGCAGAAGAAGATGCGCGCTTGTATGAAGACTTAATTAGCGATGAAAAAGAGCGGGCAGAACACTATATGCTCGTGGACTTAGCAAGAAATGACATCGGCCGAGTTGCACAGTATGGAAGTGTCCAAACGCCGGTATTAATGCAGCAGGTTAATTTTTCGCACGTCATGCACTTGATTTCTAAAGTGACAGGACGCCTAGATGAAAAAGTACATCCTATTGATGCGCTGCTTTCTGCATTTCCAGCGGGTACTGTATCTGGCGCTCCAAAAGTGCGGGCGATGCAAATCTTAAATGAAATTGAACCAGTTGCGCGAAATGTATATGCAGGAACCGTAGCATATCTCGGATTTGATGGAAACATTGATTCGTGCATTGCAATTCGTACCATTCTTTTGAAAGACCAAACCGCTTATATACAGGCCGGAGCAGGAGTGGTTGCTGACTCAAAACCGGAGCTTGAGTGGAAAGAAACCCGCAATAAAGCTAGCGCTTTAATTAAAACAATTCAATTAGCTCAAGACATCTACGATAAAAAGGAGGATGTATATGTTTAA
- the aroB gene encoding 3-dehydroquinate synthase has protein sequence MLQIDIQTLSKTYPLYLGNGLIEKLPSIIESVKPNLSSVLIITDSAVDSYYGEAVVKAIETQFKVAKYVVPSGEHAKSFQHYYDCQTFALEQQLDRNALVIAFGGGVVGDLAGFVAATYMRGVSFIQVPTTLLAHDSAVGGKVAINHELGKNMIGAFYQPEAVVYDIDLLKTLPEREWRSGFAEVIKHAFIHDEAFYEWLQQNIQSLTDLQGEKLIYAIQSGILVKASVVKEDETEAGVRAHLNFGHTLGHAIEAECGYGQISHGEGVAIGMLFAMKVSNTLGKSEFPVAEIAKWFEKFGYETSVPNHLSAEKLLVRMKADKKSKSSNVHMVLLEGIGKPFVQQVEDEVILKLLNEELQA, from the coding sequence ATGTTGCAAATTGATATTCAAACTTTATCCAAAACATATCCTCTTTATTTAGGAAATGGATTAATTGAAAAGCTGCCTTCTATTATTGAGAGTGTAAAACCTAATCTGTCGTCAGTGTTAATCATCACTGATTCAGCTGTAGATTCATATTATGGAGAAGCGGTTGTAAAAGCGATTGAGACGCAGTTTAAAGTGGCTAAATACGTAGTACCAAGCGGTGAACACGCAAAGTCATTTCAACATTACTACGATTGTCAGACTTTTGCACTCGAGCAGCAGCTTGACCGCAATGCGCTCGTTATTGCTTTCGGCGGAGGGGTAGTTGGCGATTTAGCTGGATTTGTAGCCGCTACATACATGAGAGGGGTTTCGTTTATTCAAGTGCCAACGACGCTTCTTGCTCACGATAGTGCTGTAGGCGGTAAAGTAGCCATTAATCATGAGCTTGGAAAAAATATGATTGGCGCTTTTTATCAGCCTGAAGCGGTTGTTTATGACATTGATCTTCTTAAAACGCTTCCTGAAAGAGAGTGGCGTTCCGGTTTTGCAGAAGTGATTAAACATGCTTTTATTCACGATGAAGCATTTTATGAATGGCTTCAGCAAAATATACAATCGCTGACTGATTTACAAGGTGAAAAATTAATTTATGCTATTCAAAGCGGTATTTTAGTCAAAGCATCTGTTGTAAAAGAAGATGAGACAGAAGCTGGCGTTCGCGCTCACCTGAACTTTGGACATACGTTAGGTCATGCGATCGAAGCAGAGTGCGGCTATGGACAAATCAGTCACGGAGAAGGCGTAGCCATTGGGATGCTGTTTGCTATGAAAGTCAGCAATACGCTTGGGAAAAGCGAGTTCCCTGTAGCTGAAATTGCGAAATGGTTTGAAAAATTTGGCTATGAGACGTCTGTTCCAAACCACCTTTCAGCTGAAAAGCTGCTCGTGAGAATGAAAGCAGACAAGAAGTCCAAATCAAGCAATGTTCATATGGTACTGCTTGAAGGCATAGGAAAACCTTTTGTTCAACAAGTAGAAGATGAAGTGATTCTTAAGCTGCTGAATGAAGAGCTTCAAGCGTAG
- the aroC gene encoding chorismate synthase, translating to MRYLTAGESHGPQLTTILEGVPAGLPLTAEDINTDLARRQKGHGRGRRMQIEKDQAEILSGVRHGYTLGSPITLAVENNDWKHWTKIMGIEPISEEESEEVKRKISRPRPGHADLNGAIKYGHRDMRNVLERSSARETTVRVAAGAVARQILAQFGISVAGHVLEIGGVQANPPQYKSLEELQEVTEASPVRCFDSAVEKDMMQAIDDAKKNGDSIGGVVEVIIEGVPAGVGSYVHYDRKLDAKIAAAVMSINAFKGVEFGIGFEAARRPGSEVHDEILWDEENGYTRKTNNLGGFEGGMTTGMPIVVRGVMKPIPTLYKPLKSVDIETKEAFEASIERSDSCAVPAASVVAEAVVAWELADALIEQFGQDRIDLIAENIEKMRVHAREF from the coding sequence ATGCGATATTTAACAGCAGGAGAATCACATGGTCCACAGTTGACTACTATTTTAGAGGGTGTTCCCGCAGGACTTCCTTTAACAGCCGAAGACATCAATACAGATTTAGCGCGAAGACAAAAAGGTCATGGTCGCGGAAGACGTATGCAAATTGAAAAAGATCAAGCGGAAATTTTAAGCGGTGTTCGCCACGGCTATACGCTAGGATCTCCTATTACGTTAGCGGTAGAAAATAACGACTGGAAACACTGGACAAAAATTATGGGCATCGAGCCAATTTCTGAAGAAGAATCAGAAGAAGTAAAGCGTAAAATCTCAAGACCAAGACCAGGGCATGCCGATTTAAACGGCGCTATTAAATATGGTCATCGCGATATGAGAAATGTATTAGAACGTTCTTCAGCTCGTGAAACAACTGTAAGGGTAGCAGCAGGTGCTGTGGCTCGTCAAATCCTTGCTCAGTTCGGGATTTCTGTAGCTGGACATGTATTAGAAATTGGCGGCGTACAGGCAAATCCTCCTCAATACAAAAGCTTAGAGGAACTTCAAGAAGTCACTGAAGCTTCTCCAGTAAGATGTTTTGACTCAGCTGTTGAGAAAGACATGATGCAAGCAATCGATGATGCTAAGAAAAACGGCGATTCGATCGGAGGCGTAGTAGAAGTTATTATTGAAGGCGTGCCAGCAGGAGTGGGCAGCTATGTCCATTACGATCGTAAATTAGATGCGAAGATTGCTGCAGCTGTTATGAGCATTAATGCATTTAAAGGCGTTGAGTTTGGGATTGGATTTGAAGCGGCTCGCAGACCAGGAAGCGAAGTTCATGACGAAATTCTATGGGATGAAGAGAATGGATATACCCGTAAAACAAACAACTTAGGCGGCTTTGAAGGTGGCATGACAACAGGTATGCCAATTGTAGTACGCGGTGTAATGAAACCTATTCCAACGCTTTACAAGCCGTTAAAAAGTGTTGATATTGAAACAAAAGAAGCCTTCGAGGCAAGCATCGAACGTTCAGACAGCTGTGCTGTGCCGGCAGCAAGCGTTGTAGCAGAAGCCGTTGTAGCTTGGGAATTGGCTGATGCGCTAATCGAACAGTTTGGACAAGACCGAATTGATTTAATTGCTGAAAATATTGAGAAAATGCGTGTACATGCGAGGGAGTTTTAA
- a CDS encoding CheR family methyltransferase, producing MIDEYDAFVEKIKTKTGIDLSLYKQSQMHRRLTSLYEKKGFSSFFEYYRAMNSNNELLEEFLDRMTINVSEFYRNYQRWDILEQKILPTLVKGKTDLKVWSAACSTGEEPYTLAMVLSTFFPLSRISILATDLDEKVIEKAKIGFYDERSLQEMPVSMKNKYFQQRGTGYLLDEKIKKTVIFQKHNLLSDSFPKNVDLIVCRNVLIYFTDEAKHALYEKFSRALAPGGILFVGSTEQIFTPQKYGFETADTFFYRKVKTI from the coding sequence ATGATAGATGAATACGACGCGTTTGTGGAGAAAATAAAAACAAAAACAGGCATTGATTTATCACTATATAAGCAGTCTCAAATGCACCGCCGCCTCACCTCGCTGTATGAAAAAAAAGGTTTTTCTAGTTTTTTTGAATATTATCGAGCAATGAACAGTAACAACGAACTGCTTGAGGAGTTTTTAGATCGGATGACGATTAACGTGTCAGAGTTTTATCGCAACTATCAGCGGTGGGATATATTGGAGCAAAAAATTTTACCGACTCTTGTAAAAGGAAAAACAGATCTGAAAGTGTGGAGCGCTGCCTGTTCAACAGGGGAAGAGCCGTATACACTAGCGATGGTTTTATCAACATTTTTTCCGCTTTCGCGTATTTCTATATTGGCGACCGATCTGGATGAAAAAGTGATAGAAAAAGCAAAAATAGGCTTTTATGATGAACGTTCACTTCAGGAAATGCCTGTTTCGATGAAAAATAAGTACTTTCAACAAAGAGGAACCGGGTACTTATTAGATGAAAAAATCAAAAAAACAGTTATTTTTCAAAAACATAACTTACTGTCAGACTCTTTTCCTAAAAACGTTGACTTGATTGTTTGTCGAAACGTGCTTATTTATTTTACCGATGAAGCAAAGCATGCTTTATATGAAAAGTTTAGCAGAGCTTTAGCACCTGGAGGCATCTTATTTGTAGGGAGCACAGAGCAGATTTTCACTCCGCAAAAGTATGGGTTTGAAACGGCTGATACGTTTTTTTACAGAAAAGTAAAGACCATTTAA
- the ndk gene encoding nucleoside-diphosphate kinase, whose product MIQKTFLMVKPDGVQRSIIGEVISRFEKKGFQLVGAKLMHISQELAETHYGEHKEKPFFGELVKFITSGPVFAMVWEGENVISVSRQMVGKTNPQEALPGTIRGDYGLIVDKNIIHGSDSPESAEREISLFFESEELTFYKKDADAWIY is encoded by the coding sequence ATGATACAAAAAACGTTTTTAATGGTCAAACCAGACGGGGTACAAAGAAGCATTATTGGTGAGGTTATTTCTCGCTTTGAGAAAAAAGGTTTTCAATTAGTTGGAGCTAAGCTTATGCATATTTCGCAGGAATTAGCTGAAACACACTATGGTGAACATAAAGAGAAACCTTTCTTCGGTGAGTTAGTGAAATTTATCACATCAGGTCCAGTTTTTGCTATGGTATGGGAAGGTGAAAACGTGATTTCAGTATCACGTCAAATGGTGGGGAAAACTAACCCTCAAGAAGCGCTTCCTGGGACTATTCGAGGTGATTATGGACTGATTGTGGATAAGAATATTATTCACGGCTCAGATTCACCAGAAAGTGCGGAGCGTGAAATCAGCTTATTCTTTGAAAGTGAAGAGCTGACTTTCTATAAAAAAGACGCAGACGCTTGGATTTACTAA